One genomic window of Medicago truncatula cultivar Jemalong A17 chromosome 1, MtrunA17r5.0-ANR, whole genome shotgun sequence includes the following:
- the LOC25485787 gene encoding putative E3 ubiquitin-protein ligase XBAT35, producing MGQGQSKSELLYQQVSYGNSDGIKALHREGAGLEWMDREGKTPLIVACMNPELYNVAKTLIELGANVNAYRPGRHAGSPLHHAAKRGLESIVKLLLLHGANPLLMNDDCQTPLEVARAKGNSNVVRVIESHICLFSGWLREFHGPGFLEVVAPNLVSRKVWVVVLPVGSRVLTTPYKLELAVYASLQDARPRTIIPLWKANLEEPKLRQSDPSVAISDKTTRTRLKFGPASENDRQQLTWFSNACKGMPQVSPVFLHNNLPTVPPTAPPDAEDPELAMAIQASIQHALHERPSFPDAQPNSEASSSINGVSAVQGFLGTPNINDSESVAVPGGNTQHVQNDDNVSAGHTTSGLDLNPSAPPFADDVQLDGPVHYPSIDLSPVDVSSSPLVEKLPNEEGKTAGGSGSTCVICLDAPAEGACIPCGHVAGCMSCLNEVKTKKWGCPVCRAKIDQIIKLYHV from the exons ATGGGACAAGGGCAATCGAAAAGCGAATTGCTCTACCAGCAAGTCAGTTATGGGAATTCCGATGGAATCAAAGCCCTTCATAGAGAAGGTGCAGGTCTTGAG TGGATGGATAGAGAAGGAAAGACACCCTTGATTGTTGCTTGTATGAATCCTGAGCTTTATAATGTTGCTAAGACTTTGATTGAACTTGGAGCCAATGTCAATGCGTACCGCCCTG GTCGTCATGCTGGATCTCCATTGCATCATGCAGCTAAAAGGGGACTTGAAAGCATTGTTAAGTTACTTCTTTTGCATGGAG CCAATCCTTTGCTCATGAATGATGATTGTCAAACTCCTCTTGAGGTTGCCCGGGCTAAAGGAAACAGCAATGTTGTTCGTGTAATTGAG AGTCATATATGCTTGTTCTCTGGTTGGCTGCGGGAGTTTCATGGACCTGGATTTCTAGAAGTTGTAGCTCCTAATTTGGTATCGAGAAAAGT TTGGGTGGTTGTTTTACCAGTAGGCTCCCGTGTTCTCACCACGCCTTACAAGTTGGAGCTTGCCGTATATGCTTCTTTGCAG GATGCACGACCCCGTACAATTATTCCTCTGTGGAAGGCCAACTTAGAAGAACCAAAGCTTCGTCAGTCGGATCCGTCAGTGGCAATTAGTGATAAGACTACCA GAACACGCCTTAAATTTGGGCCTGCAAGTGAGAATGACAGGCAACAACTTACTTGGTTTTCTAATGCTTGCAAAGGAATGCCGCAG GTAAGTCCAGTATTTTTGCATAATAATCTGCCTACAGTTCCACCAACAGCACCGCCTGATGCTGAAGACCCAGAATTGGCTATGGCTATCCAAGCATCTATTCAGCATGCTCTTCACGAGAGGCCAAGCTTTCCTGATGCCCAGCCAAACTCTGAAGCAAGCTCTTCCATCAACGGAGTGAGTGCAGTGCAAGGTTTTCTTGGCACTCCAAATATAAATGATAGTGAATCTGTAGCTGTTCCAGGTGGCAATACTCAACATGTCCAGAACGATGACAATGTCTCTGCTGGCCATACTACTAGCGGTCTGGATTTGAATCCATCAGCTCCTCCATTTGCTGATGATGTTCAATTAGATGGCCCGGTTCATTATCCGTCCATTGATTTGAGCCCTGTTGATGTATCATCATCTCCACTAGTTGAGAAGCTACCTAATGAAGAAGGGAAAACTGCTGGTGGAAGTGGTTCAACATGCGTGATATGTTTAGATGCTCCAGCAGAAGGGGCATGCATACCCTGTGGCCATGTTGCTGGATGCATGTCTTGCTTGAATGAGGTTAAAACAAAGAAATGGGGTTGCCCCGTTTGTCGAGCTAAGATAGACCAGATCATTAAGCTATATCACGTTTGA